A section of the Luteolibacter flavescens genome encodes:
- a CDS encoding XylR family transcriptional regulator, which translates to MRHVAVIVETSTQYGRNLIRGIARYGRLHDWQIHFEYRGKSTAEPDWLADFKGDGVITTSPDQCHSRALKEQGVAVFDLQSTMLDPAGEHLIVDSDHRAVGRMAADHFIEKGHRHFAFLGYSDHNVSREREIGFTEALAARGHKPHCHHTPERKARSFESLQKGDLSFIESLPKPCALFCCWDEVAFRAVQSAIELQIAVPEDLAVLGVDNDPVFSSTSRIPLSSIDPDIIRMGFLAASWLAELMSGKELQQIKLERLVPPKGLVIRQSTALDAIEDPVVRRFLELLRQQRPGLLSIEELSRDCHVSRRLLEQRVKAATGKTPRQLLSQTLVEGIQRFLSQTDYTLAHIADLLGFEHAERLSHLFRRQTGKTPGEYRKSTGA; encoded by the coding sequence GTGCGTCACGTCGCGGTCATCGTCGAAACATCCACCCAATACGGCAGGAATCTCATCCGGGGCATCGCCCGCTACGGCCGCCTGCATGACTGGCAGATCCACTTCGAGTATCGCGGGAAGTCCACCGCGGAGCCCGATTGGCTGGCGGACTTCAAGGGCGACGGCGTGATCACCACGAGCCCCGACCAATGCCACTCGCGCGCCCTGAAGGAGCAAGGCGTGGCCGTCTTCGACCTGCAGAGCACCATGCTCGACCCCGCCGGCGAGCACCTCATCGTGGACAGCGATCACCGCGCGGTGGGCCGGATGGCTGCCGACCACTTCATCGAAAAGGGCCACCGCCACTTCGCCTTCCTCGGCTACAGCGACCACAATGTCTCCCGCGAGCGCGAGATCGGCTTCACCGAGGCACTCGCCGCACGCGGTCACAAGCCGCACTGTCATCACACGCCCGAGAGGAAGGCGCGCAGCTTCGAGTCCCTGCAAAAGGGCGACCTCTCCTTCATCGAGTCGCTGCCAAAGCCCTGCGCGCTTTTCTGCTGCTGGGACGAGGTCGCCTTCCGCGCCGTGCAGTCGGCCATCGAGCTCCAGATCGCCGTGCCGGAAGACCTCGCCGTGCTGGGCGTGGACAATGATCCCGTCTTCTCCAGCACCTCGCGCATCCCGCTCTCCAGTATCGATCCGGATATCATCCGCATGGGCTTCCTCGCGGCATCCTGGCTCGCGGAGCTGATGTCTGGAAAGGAGCTGCAGCAGATCAAGCTGGAGCGTCTGGTGCCGCCGAAGGGACTGGTGATCCGCCAGTCCACCGCGCTCGACGCGATCGAGGATCCCGTGGTGCGGCGCTTCCTGGAGCTGCTCCGCCAGCAGCGCCCCGGCCTGCTCAGCATCGAGGAGCTGTCGCGCGACTGCCACGTCTCGCGCCGTCTGTTAGAGCAGCGGGTGAAGGCCGCCACGGGCAAGACACCACGGCAATTGCTCAGCCAGACATTGGTCGAGGGCATCCAGCGCTTCCTCTCGCAAACGGACTATACGCTCGCCCATATCGCGGACTTGCTCGGCTTCGAGCATGCGGAGCGGTTGAGTCATCTTTTTCGCAGACAGACCGGAAAGACCCCGGGCGAATACCGCAAATCCACGGGAGCTTAG
- a CDS encoding NAD(+)/NADH kinase, with product MTVGIIANTQKEGARIALDRLMGVLSVRRIASLLEREAASLCGVPGGMEGPDLAAASDVIAVLGGDGTMLNAVAKLGPTDKPVAGINIGTLGFLTSCTDDEVEVFADALLSEKYTTSRRTLLTATVRSVDGTVKEFRALNEVVLARGQTGRLVSLSAYVDGDLLNSYRADGLIVATPTGSTAYSLSAGGPLISPAAAVFVITPICPHTLSQRSLIIGDHVTVELAPENADEAPMLCTVDGRDCVNIQHGDRIEVRKAEHALNLLRLPGHSFYEALRQKLNWRGG from the coding sequence ATGACCGTCGGCATCATCGCCAACACGCAGAAGGAAGGAGCGCGGATCGCCCTGGACCGCCTCATGGGCGTGCTATCCGTCCGGCGGATCGCCTCGCTTTTGGAAAGGGAGGCCGCCTCGCTCTGCGGCGTGCCCGGCGGCATGGAGGGCCCGGACCTGGCAGCCGCCTCCGACGTGATCGCGGTGCTGGGCGGGGACGGGACCATGCTGAATGCGGTGGCGAAGCTGGGTCCCACCGACAAACCGGTGGCCGGTATCAATATCGGCACGCTGGGCTTCCTCACGAGCTGCACGGACGATGAGGTGGAGGTCTTCGCCGATGCCCTGCTTTCCGAAAAATACACCACCAGCCGCCGCACGCTGCTGACCGCCACGGTGCGCAGTGTGGATGGCACGGTGAAGGAATTCCGCGCGCTGAATGAAGTGGTGCTCGCCCGCGGCCAGACCGGCCGGCTGGTCTCGCTGTCGGCGTATGTCGATGGCGATCTGCTGAATAGCTATCGCGCGGACGGCCTCATCGTCGCCACGCCCACGGGCTCCACCGCCTACTCGCTCTCCGCCGGGGGGCCGCTTATCAGTCCTGCCGCCGCCGTCTTCGTCATCACGCCGATCTGCCCGCACACGCTCAGCCAGCGCTCGCTGATCATCGGCGACCACGTCACCGTGGAGCTGGCGCCGGAGAATGCGGACGAGGCACCGATGCTCTGCACGGTCGATGGCCGGGACTGCGTGAATATCCAGCACGGGGACCGCATCGAGGTAAGGAAGGCGGAGCACGCTCTCAATCTCCTGCGGCTGCCCGGCCACTCCTTCTACGAGGCCCTGCGGCAAAAGCTGAACTGGCGGGGTGGTTGA
- a CDS encoding aminotransferase class I/II-fold pyridoxal phosphate-dependent enzyme yields the protein MSGHDPSQELADLTGAGLLRTLKPLDSPAGPRVVRQDRELWNFASNDYLGLAADAELAEAFIEGVRKYGAGSAASRLVCGTLPPHHLLEEALAAAKGAEAALVFTSGFATAVGSMPALAGKDDVLVLDKLCHASLIDGARLSGATIRVFPHNDTAKLARLLEGIRAKQPAARVIVVTESVFSMDGDVCPLREILELKDRHGALLFLDEAHSFGVLGPRGMGLAAELGLQDRVDFQMGTFSKAAGLSGGYLVTSAAWRDLLVNRARSFIYSTAPPPALAHAAMASLERIRSADGEARRSRLREYIARLSPGHPSPVIPVVLGGNEAALEAAARLEARGFLVPAIRYPTVPRGTARLRISLSAAHPHEAVAALCVGMASE from the coding sequence ATGAGCGGGCATGACCCCAGTCAAGAGCTGGCCGACCTGACCGGGGCCGGGCTGCTCCGCACGCTGAAGCCGCTCGATTCCCCCGCTGGGCCGCGCGTCGTCCGGCAGGATCGCGAGCTTTGGAATTTCGCCTCGAATGACTACCTCGGCCTCGCGGCGGATGCGGAGCTGGCGGAGGCATTCATCGAGGGCGTCAGGAAATACGGGGCGGGCTCCGCGGCATCGCGCCTGGTGTGCGGCACGCTGCCGCCGCATCACTTGCTCGAGGAAGCGCTGGCCGCGGCGAAGGGCGCGGAGGCGGCGCTGGTCTTCACGTCGGGCTTTGCCACGGCGGTCGGCAGCATGCCGGCGCTGGCGGGAAAGGACGACGTGCTGGTGCTCGACAAGCTCTGCCACGCCTCGCTCATCGATGGCGCACGGCTTTCCGGGGCGACCATCCGCGTCTTCCCGCACAATGACACGGCGAAGCTCGCGCGCCTGCTGGAGGGCATCCGTGCGAAGCAACCTGCCGCCCGGGTGATCGTGGTGACGGAGTCGGTCTTCTCGATGGATGGCGATGTCTGCCCGCTGCGGGAGATCTTGGAGCTGAAGGACAGGCACGGCGCGCTGCTCTTCCTGGATGAGGCGCACTCCTTCGGCGTGCTCGGACCGCGTGGCATGGGGCTGGCGGCGGAGCTGGGATTGCAAGACCGCGTGGATTTCCAGATGGGCACCTTCAGCAAGGCGGCAGGTCTCTCCGGCGGCTACCTCGTCACGTCCGCGGCTTGGCGGGACCTCTTGGTGAATCGCGCCCGCTCCTTCATCTACTCCACCGCGCCGCCCCCGGCACTGGCGCACGCCGCGATGGCATCGCTGGAGCGCATCCGGTCCGCGGATGGCGAGGCGCGTCGCTCGCGGCTGCGGGAATACATCGCGCGGCTCTCCCCGGGTCATCCGTCCCCGGTCATCCCCGTGGTGCTGGGGGGGAATGAGGCGGCGCTGGAAGCGGCGGCGCGTCTGGAGGCGCGCGGCTTCCTCGTCCCGGCGATCCGCTATCCCACGGTGCCACGCGGCACGGCGCGGCTGCGCATTTCGCTCTCGGCGGCGCATCCGCACGAGGCGGTGGCGGCGCTCTGTGTCGGGATGGCTTCGGAGTAA
- a CDS encoding lysophospholipid acyltransferase family protein: MTGTVLAFLVRLATGVRLLDDVPEDGKRRIYFANHASHLDFVVIWAALPGRQRAWTRPVAAAEYWEKSPLRRWIASRIFKAVLIPRDLARMRAEDPLGKMLEAIGDGADLIVFPEGTRSDTGAVAPFKPGLHHLATKRPDALLVPVFLENLSRILPKGELLPLPLMGQAVFGEPVPCPAEGESKAAFLERARESVMCLSHGHLIPANDEGS, from the coding sequence ATGACCGGCACCGTGCTCGCCTTCCTCGTCCGCCTCGCCACGGGCGTGCGCTTGCTCGACGACGTGCCGGAGGACGGCAAGCGCCGCATCTACTTCGCGAATCACGCGTCGCACCTCGACTTCGTGGTTATCTGGGCCGCCCTGCCCGGTCGCCAGCGCGCCTGGACCCGACCGGTCGCAGCGGCGGAGTATTGGGAGAAGAGCCCGCTGCGCCGCTGGATCGCCAGCCGCATCTTCAAGGCCGTCCTCATCCCTCGCGACCTCGCGCGGATGCGTGCCGAGGACCCGCTCGGCAAGATGCTGGAGGCCATCGGGGACGGGGCCGACCTCATCGTCTTCCCCGAGGGCACGCGCAGCGACACCGGTGCCGTGGCCCCCTTCAAGCCCGGTCTCCATCACCTCGCGACGAAGCGCCCGGACGCCCTGCTCGTGCCTGTCTTCCTCGAAAACCTGAGCCGCATCCTGCCCAAGGGCGAACTGCTGCCGCTGCCCCTGATGGGCCAGGCGGTCTTTGGCGAGCCCGTCCCCTGCCCTGCCGAGGGCGAAAGCAAGGCCGCCTTTCTCGAGCGCGCCCGCGAATCCGTCATGTGCCTCTCCCACGGTCATCTCATCCCTGCCAACGATGAAGGATCCTGA
- a CDS encoding phosphatidate cytidylyltransferase, which yields MKDPELLYLVGGVVAVLLIATLITRILIGRSGETAVLVNLRQRVNAWWWMMIVFCSSLALGKSGVFWFYGLLSFLALREFITLSPTPRGDHRTLTWVFFLILPLHYIFAGAPWYGMFLIWIPVYAFVFIPIRSALAGDTERFLERTARIQWGVLTCIYFLSYLPMLLYLPIEGYHGQNAKLLFFVVLVTQISDVMQYVFGKLFGKTKIAPKVSPSKTREGLLYGGAAATLIGTSLWWATPFTPVEAAIMSIVLVASGFFGGLVMSAVKRSLGAKDWGRGIPGHGGVLDRLDSLLFAGPIFFHIVGYYFDTSMHDSYQQPQWMYDALRLWIGS from the coding sequence ATGAAGGATCCTGAACTGCTCTACCTCGTCGGCGGCGTGGTGGCCGTGCTGCTCATCGCCACCCTCATCACCCGGATACTCATCGGGAGATCCGGCGAGACCGCGGTGCTGGTGAATCTCCGCCAGCGAGTGAACGCGTGGTGGTGGATGATGATCGTCTTCTGCTCGTCGCTCGCGCTCGGGAAGTCCGGCGTCTTCTGGTTCTACGGGCTGCTGTCCTTCCTCGCGCTGCGGGAGTTCATCACGCTCTCGCCCACCCCGCGCGGCGACCACCGCACGCTCACGTGGGTCTTCTTCCTCATCCTGCCGCTGCACTACATCTTCGCCGGGGCACCGTGGTACGGGATGTTCCTGATCTGGATCCCCGTTTACGCCTTCGTCTTCATCCCCATCCGCAGTGCGCTGGCGGGCGATACCGAGCGCTTCCTGGAGCGTACCGCACGCATCCAGTGGGGCGTGCTGACCTGCATCTACTTCCTCAGCTACCTGCCGATGCTGCTGTATCTCCCCATCGAGGGCTACCACGGACAGAATGCGAAGCTGCTCTTCTTCGTGGTGCTGGTGACGCAGATCAGCGACGTGATGCAGTACGTCTTTGGCAAGCTCTTCGGGAAGACGAAGATCGCGCCAAAGGTGAGCCCGTCGAAGACCCGCGAGGGCCTGCTCTACGGCGGCGCGGCGGCCACGCTCATCGGCACGTCCCTCTGGTGGGCCACGCCCTTCACCCCCGTGGAAGCGGCGATCATGTCCATCGTGCTCGTGGCGTCCGGATTCTTCGGCGGGCTGGTGATGTCCGCGGTGAAGCGCTCGCTCGGGGCGAAGGACTGGGGCCGCGGCATCCCGGGCCACGGCGGCGTGCTGGACCGCCTGGACTCGCTGCTCTTCGCCGGGCCGATCTTCTTCCACATCGTCGGCTACTACTTCGACACCAGCATGCACGACTCCTACCAGCAGCCGCAGTGGATGTACGATGCCCTGCGCCTGTGGATCGGGAGCTGA
- a CDS encoding CDP-alcohol phosphatidyltransferase family protein yields MDDDSSRRPLKTRSTGWARGMARGLTSAGISPNAISGFSVVASLLGGAAFLAASRGWLPWSAGWVAGAAMIQLRLLCNLMDGMVAIEGGKKSATGDLWNEIPDRLADTIFLVSAGWAIGLPWVGAIAAWASVMTAYARAMGAALTGGAHDFCGPCAKPHRMAILTVAALITAAEPLWKGHAEVMKFAIILLAAGTCLTIVRRILRLSAKLKEARP; encoded by the coding sequence GTGGATGACGACAGCTCGCGGCGACCGCTGAAAACCCGCTCGACCGGATGGGCCCGGGGCATGGCAAGAGGACTCACCTCCGCCGGGATCTCGCCGAATGCCATCTCCGGCTTCAGCGTGGTGGCATCGCTGCTGGGCGGAGCCGCCTTTCTCGCCGCCTCCCGCGGCTGGCTGCCTTGGTCCGCGGGCTGGGTCGCAGGCGCGGCGATGATCCAGCTCCGCCTGCTGTGCAACCTGATGGACGGAATGGTGGCCATCGAGGGCGGGAAGAAGAGCGCCACCGGCGACCTGTGGAATGAGATCCCGGACCGGCTGGCCGATACCATCTTCCTCGTCAGTGCCGGATGGGCCATCGGCCTGCCATGGGTCGGCGCTATCGCCGCCTGGGCCTCGGTGATGACGGCCTATGCCCGCGCGATGGGAGCGGCTCTCACCGGCGGCGCGCACGATTTCTGCGGCCCCTGCGCGAAGCCCCACCGCATGGCCATCCTCACCGTGGCCGCCCTGATCACCGCCGCCGAGCCGCTGTGGAAAGGTCACGCCGAGGTGATGAAGTTCGCCATCATCCTCCTCGCCGCCGGGACCTGCCTCACCATCGTCCGCCGCATCCTGCGCCTGTCCGCAAAACTGAAGGAGGCCCGCCCATGA
- a CDS encoding DUF1570 domain-containing protein: protein MRLIFLALALPSLAIADPLPRETVPGPAVVEAQADEGGRKVWHTRFFRIDSDLPLSATELARLSQVADTTALVVKAHPLPVFAPPEGKRPRIAIYSSDQDYVKAGGAPGSSGNYVGRAELVLIHGGYLTRPPDATRSKLAARQDEDLVVHEIVHLCMHRVNHGVPQWLAEGIAEYFASAHTGAGRFSFADMDAAIRQHLRVRLSPDDPGIPLVRVEDLVGLDWRGWNQYVTDLPVDERYHAYATALLLAHYQLHGGEKRLADLKNTLAAAPKNRRPVELLTRETAVSTQEMLVRYWKPKGLTLEFPAKSR from the coding sequence ATGCGCCTGATCTTCCTCGCACTCGCACTCCCCTCGCTCGCCATCGCGGACCCGCTGCCTCGCGAGACGGTGCCCGGCCCGGCGGTCGTGGAGGCGCAGGCCGACGAGGGCGGGCGAAAGGTGTGGCACACGCGCTTCTTCCGCATCGATAGCGACCTGCCGCTCAGCGCCACCGAGCTGGCCCGCCTTTCCCAGGTCGCAGACACCACCGCGCTGGTCGTGAAGGCGCACCCGCTGCCCGTCTTCGCCCCGCCGGAGGGCAAGCGGCCACGCATCGCCATCTACTCCAGCGATCAGGACTACGTGAAGGCGGGCGGCGCTCCCGGTTCCTCCGGGAACTACGTCGGTCGGGCCGAGCTGGTGCTCATCCACGGCGGCTACCTCACGCGGCCTCCCGATGCCACACGGTCAAAGCTCGCCGCGCGTCAGGACGAGGACCTGGTGGTCCACGAGATCGTCCACCTCTGCATGCACCGGGTGAACCACGGCGTGCCGCAGTGGCTTGCGGAAGGGATTGCCGAGTATTTCGCCAGCGCCCACACCGGGGCGGGCCGCTTTTCCTTCGCGGACATGGATGCGGCCATCCGCCAGCACCTGCGCGTCCGCCTCAGCCCGGATGACCCCGGCATCCCGCTCGTCCGCGTGGAGGATCTGGTGGGGCTCGATTGGCGGGGGTGGAACCAATACGTGACGGATCTCCCCGTGGACGAGCGCTATCACGCCTACGCCACCGCCCTGTTGCTCGCCCACTATCAGCTCCACGGCGGGGAGAAGCGGCTCGCGGATCTTAAAAATACCCTCGCCGCCGCCCCGAAAAACCGCCGTCCGGTCGAGCTGCTGACCCGTGAAACTGCGGTTTCCACGCAGGAAATGCTGGTCCGATACTGGAAGCCGAAGGGCCTGACGCTGGAATTTCCCGCAAAAAGTCGCTGA
- a CDS encoding aminopeptidase P N-terminal domain-containing protein, producing MRYEPIDPQLFVRNRDKLRAQLKPNSIVIVLANDIYPTNADGTMAFKQNADLFYLTGVDQEETMLVLMPDAKDPKEREMLFVKETSELIAIWDGDKLSKEQARAATGIDRIEWSHGFEAWLHRLIPQADHIYLATNEHLRATVVVETANDRFIKKCQARYPLHRYERLAPLMHRLRITKDQVEVDIIQKACKITEAGFRRLLGFVKPGVGEWEVEAELLHEFVRRGSRGFAYTPIIGSGANACVLHYIDNDKVCQDGDMLLLDVAAEYAGWASDLTRTIPVNGRFTARQRDVYNSVLRVFRGANEILRPGNTPMEYQKQVIELMEAELIHLGLIGAKEAKEQGPDKALVKKYFMHGTSHHMGLDVHDVAPPHEPFAEGMVFTIEPGIYIREEGLGIRIENDVVIGKKSNFDLMADIPIEADEIEELMNR from the coding sequence GTGCGCTACGAACCCATCGATCCCCAGCTCTTCGTCCGCAATCGCGACAAGCTCCGTGCCCAACTGAAGCCGAACAGCATCGTCATCGTGCTGGCGAACGACATCTACCCGACGAATGCCGACGGGACGATGGCCTTCAAGCAGAACGCGGATCTCTTCTACCTCACCGGCGTGGACCAGGAGGAGACGATGCTGGTGCTGATGCCCGATGCGAAGGACCCGAAGGAGCGCGAGATGCTCTTCGTGAAGGAGACCAGCGAGCTGATCGCGATCTGGGACGGCGACAAGCTTTCGAAGGAGCAGGCGCGCGCGGCGACGGGCATCGACCGCATCGAGTGGAGCCACGGCTTCGAGGCCTGGCTGCACCGGCTGATCCCGCAGGCGGATCACATCTACCTGGCGACGAACGAGCACCTGCGCGCGACGGTGGTGGTGGAGACGGCGAATGACCGCTTCATCAAGAAGTGCCAGGCCCGCTACCCGCTGCACCGCTACGAGCGCCTCGCACCGCTGATGCATCGCCTGCGCATCACGAAGGACCAGGTGGAGGTCGATATCATCCAGAAGGCGTGCAAGATCACCGAGGCGGGCTTCCGCCGCCTGCTCGGCTTCGTGAAGCCGGGCGTGGGCGAGTGGGAAGTGGAGGCCGAGCTGCTTCACGAATTCGTCCGCCGCGGTTCGCGTGGCTTTGCCTACACGCCGATCATCGGCAGCGGGGCGAATGCCTGCGTGCTGCACTACATCGACAATGACAAGGTCTGCCAGGACGGCGACATGCTGCTGCTGGACGTGGCCGCGGAGTATGCCGGCTGGGCTTCCGACCTGACGCGCACGATCCCGGTCAATGGCCGCTTCACCGCACGCCAGCGCGACGTTTACAACTCGGTGCTGCGCGTCTTCCGCGGTGCGAACGAGATCCTGCGCCCCGGCAACACGCCGATGGAGTATCAGAAGCAGGTCATCGAGCTGATGGAGGCGGAGCTCATCCACCTCGGCCTGATCGGTGCGAAGGAAGCGAAGGAGCAGGGGCCGGACAAGGCGCTGGTGAAGAAGTACTTCATGCATGGTACTTCGCACCACATGGGTCTCGATGTTCACGACGTGGCCCCGCCGCACGAGCCTTTTGCGGAAGGCATGGTCTTTACCATCGAGCCGGGTATTTATATCCGCGAGGAAGGCCTGGGCATCCGCATCGAGAACGACGTGGTGATTGGCAAGAAGTCGAACTTCGACCTGATGGCTGATATTCCGATCGAAGCGGACGAGATTGAGGAATTGATGAACCGGTAG
- a CDS encoding NAD+ synthase: MKVGIAQINGVIGDFPGNAKRLLQAYRECLEQGAGLVITPELSLAGYPPRDLVFKSQFVPKCLQALDYLAGEVKEVPLLVGYVDHNDSGRPGKPFRNAAAFLHRGQIVAKVWKTLLPTYDVFDERRYFEPGEKCEPIVWNGLRLGVTICEDIWTEDYLHRPLYERDPVQELCAQGIDVLLNLSASPFHLGKPEIRREMMAAVAKEAAVPVVYANAIGGQDQLLFDGHSLVATADGRIAAQMPGFTEQCLTVDLDATFTGEAPLPQPVAAGQLHDALVLGLRDYVRKCGFRSVCLGLSGGIDSALTAVLAAEALGPENVHGLTMPSPFSSGGSVDDSVALAKVLGIRCDTVPIADTFTSVKGAMAPLFDGTKEDVTEENMQARIRGLYLMSLSNKFGHLLLTTGNKSELAVGYCTIYGDMCGGLSAISDLPKTRVYELSRWINRHREIIPWNTIDKPPSAELRPDQKDQDTLPPYDVLDGILELYVERHLSAEEIVAHGYEENLVRWVQRRVDLNEWKRQQAAPGIRVTSKAFGMGRRMPIVQGFAG; encoded by the coding sequence ATGAAGGTAGGGATCGCGCAGATCAACGGGGTGATCGGGGACTTCCCCGGGAATGCGAAGCGGCTGCTCCAGGCATACCGCGAATGCCTGGAACAAGGCGCCGGGCTGGTGATCACGCCGGAGCTGTCTTTGGCCGGCTATCCGCCGCGCGATCTGGTCTTCAAGTCGCAGTTCGTTCCGAAGTGCCTGCAGGCGCTGGACTATCTCGCGGGCGAGGTGAAGGAGGTGCCGCTGCTGGTGGGCTATGTGGATCACAATGACTCCGGCCGCCCGGGGAAGCCCTTCCGCAATGCCGCCGCCTTCCTCCACCGCGGGCAGATCGTCGCCAAGGTGTGGAAGACCCTGCTGCCGACCTACGATGTCTTCGACGAGCGCCGCTACTTCGAGCCCGGCGAGAAGTGCGAGCCCATCGTCTGGAATGGCCTGCGCCTCGGAGTGACCATCTGCGAGGACATCTGGACAGAGGACTACCTGCACCGCCCGCTTTATGAGCGCGATCCCGTGCAGGAGCTTTGCGCGCAGGGCATCGACGTGCTGCTGAATCTCTCCGCGTCCCCCTTCCACCTCGGCAAGCCGGAGATCCGCCGCGAGATGATGGCCGCCGTCGCCAAGGAGGCCGCCGTGCCGGTGGTCTATGCGAATGCCATCGGCGGGCAGGATCAATTGCTCTTCGACGGGCACTCGCTCGTCGCCACCGCGGACGGCCGCATCGCCGCGCAGATGCCGGGCTTCACCGAGCAATGCCTGACGGTGGACCTCGATGCCACCTTCACGGGCGAGGCTCCCCTGCCCCAGCCGGTCGCCGCCGGGCAGCTCCACGATGCACTGGTGCTGGGCCTGCGCGACTACGTGCGGAAGTGCGGCTTCCGCAGCGTGTGCCTCGGCCTCAGCGGCGGCATCGACTCCGCGCTCACCGCCGTGCTCGCGGCGGAGGCGCTGGGCCCGGAGAATGTCCACGGCCTCACCATGCCCAGCCCGTTTTCCTCCGGCGGCAGCGTCGATGATTCCGTGGCGCTGGCAAAGGTGCTCGGCATCCGCTGCGACACCGTGCCGATCGCCGATACCTTCACCTCGGTGAAGGGCGCGATGGCCCCGCTCTTCGACGGGACGAAGGAGGACGTGACCGAGGAAAACATGCAGGCCCGCATCCGCGGCCTCTACCTGATGTCGCTCTCTAACAAATTCGGCCACCTGCTTCTCACCACCGGCAACAAGAGCGAGCTGGCCGTGGGCTACTGCACCATCTACGGCGACATGTGCGGCGGCCTCTCCGCCATCTCCGACCTGCCGAAGACCCGCGTCTATGAACTCTCCCGGTGGATCAACCGCCACCGCGAGATCATCCCCTGGAACACCATCGACAAGCCGCCGAGCGCCGAGCTGCGGCCCGACCAGAAGGACCAGGACACGCTTCCTCCCTACGACGTGCTCGACGGCATCCTGGAGCTCTACGTGGAGCGCCATCTATCCGCCGAGGAGATCGTCGCGCACGGGTATGAGGAAAACCTCGTCCGCTGGGTGCAGCGCCGTGTGGACCTCAACGAGTGGAAGCGCCAGCAAGCCGCCCCCGGCATCCGCGTGACCTCGAAGGCTTTCGGCATGGGCCGCCGCATGCCCATCGTGCAAGGCTTCGCAGGGTGA
- a CDS encoding D-alanyl-D-alanine carboxypeptidase family protein yields the protein MLRRARLFGLLAFSFLLPACGVDSPPARQPSQQQGAPPMRAEAVQPTAIPTTPPPPVAAESVIVIDPVSGRVLYAKNADQRRPVASTQKLVTALVALDGNIDRQVTITADDTRCEPTKLYLKPGEVHSRRELVKVLMVKSANDVGRALARDIGGSQEGFSAMMNRKAAQLGMRNSNFLNPHGLPQEGQYSTARDIAIAARSAWRNPTIHSFTAMKSTTFRHSDGRVKTLQNTNKLLKTVPYCDGLKTGTTNAAGRCLASSGTLNGRSAIVVVLKSNSANVWNDSEKLLRWALERPTTEG from the coding sequence ATGCTTCGCCGAGCCCGCCTTTTCGGTCTTCTCGCCTTTTCCTTTCTCCTGCCAGCCTGTGGTGTTGATTCGCCACCGGCCCGTCAGCCGTCGCAGCAGCAGGGTGCCCCGCCGATGCGCGCGGAGGCCGTGCAGCCGACCGCCATCCCGACGACGCCGCCACCGCCGGTGGCCGCCGAGAGCGTCATCGTCATCGACCCCGTGTCCGGCCGCGTGCTCTACGCGAAGAATGCCGACCAGCGCCGCCCGGTGGCTTCCACCCAGAAGCTCGTCACCGCGCTCGTCGCCCTGGACGGGAATATCGACCGCCAGGTGACCATCACCGCGGACGATACCCGCTGCGAGCCCACGAAGCTCTACCTGAAGCCCGGCGAGGTCCACTCGCGCCGCGAGCTCGTGAAGGTGCTGATGGTGAAGAGCGCCAATGACGTGGGCCGCGCCCTCGCCCGCGACATCGGCGGCAGCCAGGAAGGCTTCTCCGCGATGATGAACCGCAAGGCCGCCCAGCTCGGCATGCGGAACTCGAATTTCCTCAACCCCCACGGCCTGCCGCAGGAGGGTCAATACTCCACCGCCCGCGACATCGCGATCGCCGCCCGCTCCGCCTGGCGGAATCCGACGATCCACTCCTTCACGGCGATGAAGAGCACCACCTTCCGCCACAGCGACGGCCGGGTGAAGACGCTCCAGAATACCAACAAGCTCCTCAAGACGGTGCCCTACTGCGACGGCCTGAAGACCGGCACCACGAATGCCGCGGGCCGCTGCCTCGCCTCCTCCGGCACGCTGAATGGCCGCTCCGCCATCGTCGTGGTGCTGAAGAGCAACTCGGCCAACGTGTGGAACGACTCCGAAAAACTCCTGCGCTGGGCACTGGAACGCCCGACGACGGAGGGATGA